A genomic region of Homo sapiens chromosome 4, GRCh38.p14 Primary Assembly contains the following coding sequences:
- the FBXW7 gene encoding F-box/WD repeat-containing protein 7 isoform 4 (isoform 4 is encoded by transcript variant 4), with the protein MNQELLSVGSKRRRTGGSLRGNPSSSQVDEEQMNRVVEEEQQQQLRQQEEEHTARNGEVVGVEPRPGGQNDSQQGQLEENNNRFISVDEDSSGNQEEQEEDEEHAGEQDEEDEEEEEMDQESDDFDQSDDSSREDEHTHTNSVTNSSSIVDLPVHQLSSPFYTKTTKVSIFNILLT; encoded by the coding sequence ATGAATCAGGAACTGCTCTCTGTGGGCAGCAAAAGACGACGAACTGGAGGCTCTCTGAGAGGTAACCCTTCCTCAAGCCAGGTAGATGAAGAACAGATGAATCGTGTGGTAGAGGAGGAACAGCAACAGCAACTCAGACAACAAGAGGAGGAGCACACTGCAAGGAATGGTGAAGTTGTTGGAGTAGAACCTAGACCTGGAGGCCAAAATGATTCCCAGCAAGGACAGTTGGAAGAAAACAATAATAGATTTATTTCGGTAGATGAGGACTCCTCAGGAAACCAAGAAGAacaagaggaagatgaagaacaTGCTGGTGAACAAgatgaggaggatgaggaggaggaggagatggaccAGGAGAGTGACGATTTTGATCAGTCTGATGATAGTAGCAGAGAAGATGAACATACACATACTAACAGTGTCACGAACTCCAGTAGTATTGTGGACCTGCCCGTTCACCAACTCTCCTCCCCATTCtatacaaaaacaacaaaagtgaGTATATTCAATATATTGTTAACCTGA